The window ttccattttttcttggtttttcagATATGGCGATGAACTGTGAATCATGTGGAAACACAAGAGCTTTGGTTTATTGTTGGGACTGTGGCCAACCGAGAATCTGTGTTCCAACATTCCAACACTTTGGAGATCACATCAGGACACATATGCATAGTCCTGTGTGTGATCTCTGTTCAGTGAAGCCAGCCCTTGTTCGTTGTTTTAATGGTGGTGGGTTATACTTTTGTCAGAACTGTTTTGTGGGTCAGGCTCAGGAGTGTGTTGTCAGAAAAGACCATCTGGCTGTTGTCCCCTTCTCAGGACACATTGTAAGTATTTTCTGAAATCCCGTTTTACCTGAAATCCCGTTTTAcatgttttacctttttaactCACTAATTTTGTACAAACACAGTATTGTTCTGCTGCACCGACTCAGCAACTCACCGTAGCTGCACCGACTCAGCAACTCCCCCTCCTAGCGGTAGTATTCCTCTCACCAATCTCTTAAAATCTGATTCAGAAATGTCACACCCTTTCTGTAGCTTTCattcttttcattcttttcgCAGACTGCACAGACTGCATCTGGTTCAGTTTTGCAGACATCACAGTACCTACCCCAGTCAGCCTTatctgaaatacttgataacgTCCCACCTTTCTCTACTAGTCACCAGCTGGTAAAATGAATATTGTGTAGTTTGTGAAGTTATCTTCTGTagctaaatataaaataatattttgacagctaaatataaaataatattttgactcTTTTCGCAGTGTTCAACTTCCTCAATGGCGTCTACCTCGGGAGTTCGTGTGGTTGAAGACCAAACACAGCAGGTGAGAGTTAGTCTGTCTAATAATCCTAATTGTTTCGATTCTTCTCTGATCCATAAACAGATCTTAGATTCCCTTTCGTTTCTGCAGTCTactttgggttttggtttgagTCAAAACCGCCTAAGCTTTCCTTCCACTTCGGGATTCCGTCCAGTAAGACTTACTCATGATTTGGAAGATCTTTACTGTTAGGCAGAATGATCCATAAGTTCCCTTTGTTTCTCAAGTCACGTTTCTTTTTGCAGACTGGCTTGCAGGCTTCAGGTTCGCAGTTGCAGAGTTCAACTTCCTCAATGGCGTCTACCTCGGTTGGTGTGATTAGAGACCACCCACAGCAGGTGAGAGTTAGTCTGTCTAATAATTCTAATTGTTTCGATTCTTCTCTGATCCATAAACACATCTTAGATTCCCTTTCGTTTCTGCAGTCTactttgggttttggtttgagTCAAAACCGCCCAAGCTTTCCTTCCACTTCGGGATTCCGTCCAGTAAGACTTACTCATGATTTGGAAGATCTTTACTGTTAGGCAGAATGATCCATAAGTTCCCTTTGTTTCTCAAGTCACGTTTCTTTTTGCAGACTGTATCTAGTTCATACCAACTAGCTTCGCAGACTGGCTTGCAGGGTTCAGGTTGGCAGTTGCAGAGTTTAACTTCCTCAATACCATCTGCCTCGGTTGGTGTGATTAGAGACCACCCACAGCAGGTGAGAGTTAGTCTGTCTAATAATCCTTAGGTCCctttgtttttactttattCTTGTTATGTGTAATAATGTCGTTCTTTTGAAGTCTTCGCAGGACCCTATTGCTGATCAATCTGCATCTCCTCCTCGTGAATTGGGTTTGTTCCCACTAAAACCTTCCAAAAGACAGAGGAGGGAATGAAGACAGATGGTATTGTGATATACAAGGAGATTTGTTTGTAGTGGACCActggttctatgtttttttcttttggatctatttttttgtgttcagAATGTTGAACAAACAATTCTTTGGTTGTTGACTTGGTGGCCATAAAAATATGGATGAGTTATCTTTAGCTTCTGTTCGAGAACGCCCTTGACATCTTTTCTTCCACGGGATTagtctactatttttttttttttgagattttctaaTCTAATGAAACACACAATTAGCAAGTGATTTTGAAATAGACCATATAAGTAAAATGTGTTCCTCAGTTTCGTAAGAAAACAGTTCagcacacatatatatatatatatatatatgtgtattttaTTAAGGTTTTTTTGAATATCCTACAAATATATCCATctgaatataaaagaaaaatttgtatatgttatatattaacaAGACTTTtggtaaaaaacaaagaaatttttttttttaatgtagaaaTAATATTTGCCTTGCGCAGGTACTTTACTAGTGGTATTCCAGTAAATGTTTTCTAGATAGTTTTGAATCAGTaagaataattaaatgaggatctACTAATATACATAATAGAGAtagatatatactttttaattattaaaaaaatgtgaactggaattttttgtattattgttaATATTCTTTCTAGATAGTTTTATAGTGAGTTCATATCATAGACgatgatatatttcttttttttaaaaaagtttgtaGTATTCCATCGCCGGAAATAATggattttgttattaacttCGTCAACGTTTCTATACAACCAAATAAGCAATTActtttcaacaaaaagaaataaataattatattcctAAACGAAACCATGAATTATCGGCCCGATTGTTTCGGTATTCTATTAATTGAAAGTGTTTTAATACTAATTCTAGATAGCTACTAATTAAGAGACAATCAAACGATCAATAAGTACTAtacattaagaaaagaaaaaaaaatgaaaaaaaatctagaagatCATAACTTCCATCCAAAAGATtgccttttaattttttttttttatttttaaagaattagGGAATTATGTTACGAAACCGAAAGCAATAACTCACGTAGAACTAGAATCCaatgaaaatctttaaaacaaaaaggacataaacaaaattaaagctTAAGAAACATTTCTATTGACCGGGCCCTGTGGAAGACAACGCCGGAGGATGAGTCGGTGATAAGCTGAAACAAGAGTCTTCGATGAGAAAATTGCGAGAGAGTCTCTTGCAGCTCACGCAAAGCACAAACCTCATATGCGGCGTCACTGCCCTGCCCTGGTGATTGGTAAAGTGAATTACTCGGTCACAATTATCGCATAAAAGGTGATCGTGCTGAGGACAGTAAACGACAGCGTTTGAAGCTACGCATGATTCACATTTCATTGCAAACATCCATCTCTCGCAATTGTTATGCCCGTTGCAGCTCATCTCAAACATCCCTTCTCTTCTCTGGAGGTGAACCACATGAGGTAGCATATGCTCACGCTCATGATGCTGATGCTGATGCTGATGCTCATGATAGGGGTTATTAAGATGTAGAGGAACAAGATTGACGATTTCATAGCGATGGCCATCGGGAACGCAGTTGTAACGGAGTGAATAACATGATTGGCAAAGAACGATTTTGTGGTCAAAGCAGATGAGTAAACCTGGATTAACCCAGCATTTTTCGCATAGTTGGTAACGTATGTGTCCTGCATCAGGTCCACGATGTCGCATGCAGTCACAAGCAATGCACAAGTTAGTCGCCTCCGTAAAACAGTGGATCTCGGCTGGTCTACGTCTACATGTGTGACACATTTGTGCCATATTTCCTGAAAGATAActcaaaagaataatattatcaCAACAATTATAACCCtttaccaacaacaaaaaaagaagattattcaACAAATACTAATAACATAAATAAAGCATAGGAGAAGAACCTTCAgcagaaagagagaaggaagccagccaacgttttttttttcttttccttgtgtGGAGTATATTTGCTTCTGTTTTGATAtggatatatttatattatttggatttttccttttttttttgtcgtcaatatatatttgtattttgtagaTATGTTTTACCAACTGATTGAAGACATCTATAAAAGAATAGGTTCTGTTATCTTTTATtaagttacatatttatattaaacaaTACGTTATTTTACAAAGTtcagatttttattatttgaaaatacattatttttaaaagttcaaaatcACATTTATTTATGAGGTTATGAAGCAGATGCCACCTCTTCCGGTGAAGGTCAACGAAGTTAATAATTTGTTATGATTGTCATTATCACATGGTCAATTTATTAATATGtatgaaaataatctaagagGATATGGGAAGaaaggtaaaaagaaaataatgtacGAGGCCGAATTATGCCTTCAATATGGGCTTCGTGGCCTTAGGCTCAAATACCATCAAAacatttagtttgtttttataaatgttaGAATTTAGACAATTGTTTCGTCATTGTTTTGGCGATCTGGGAAATGGAGAAACACGTAGACATTGGCTGATTACAAACGGAGAAGAGTAGGAGTAAATTGTTAGTTGCATCTCTAATCTCATCCTTTTTGTtgtaaatagatacaccgaaATATCCAATGTGACATTTGGTCTACGCTTTTGACATCTCTTATTCCACGGGATTagtcta is drawn from Camelina sativa cultivar DH55 chromosome 1, Cs, whole genome shotgun sequence and contains these coding sequences:
- the LOC104736055 gene encoding uncharacterized protein LOC104736055, giving the protein MAQMCHTCRRRPAEIHCFTEATNLCIACDCMRHRGPDAGHIRYQLCEKCWVNPGLLICFDHKIVLCQSCYSLRYNCVPDGHRYEIVNLVPLHLNNPYHEHQHQHQHHEREHMLPHVVHLQRREGMFEMSCNGHNNCERWMFAMKCESCVASNAVVYCPQHDHLLCDNCDRVIHFTNHQGRAVTPHMRFVLCVSCKRLSRNFLIEDSCFSLSPTHPPALSSTGPGQ